In the genome of bacterium, the window AGACGCCGCTCGCCACCCTGCTTGCCAAGGCGAAGCTGATGACGGACTTCTCGACCATCGGCGTCTTCGACTTCCCCGGCGACCCAGTCGGCAAGGCCCAGATCGAGGAGCTGCGCGGCAAGGAGCGGGAGATGGGCTTCACGGTGACACCGATCACGGTCGCCGACCGCGACCAGAGCGCCGCCGCCCTGCGGGCCGCCCCGCCGCTCGGCGCCCTGCTCATGCCGGGCTGCCCGATCGTCGCCGGCCAGACCGAGCAGCTGCTGGCCATCGCCGCCGAGAAGCGGATCGCCACCATCTCGCTGCTGCCCCCGCGGGGCGGCGCGGCGCCGCTGCTGGCGCTCTACCCGAGCCCGGAGGAGCAGGGGCGCCTCGTCGGGGACCTCGCGGTGCAGATCCTGACGAAGGGGCCGTCTGCGGCCCCGACGACGCCGATCGCCCCGAAGAAGATCGAGCTCGAGGTCAACCTCCCGCTGGCCAAGCAGATCGGGGCGAAGGTCCCGATGTCGCTGCTCGAGAGCGCAACCCGCATCATCAAGTGAGGACCTGACCATGCTTGCACGCCTCGCCGCACTCAGGCTCCGGACCAAGGCCGCGACCGTCGTCGGGCTGATCCTCGTCGTCGTGCTCGGCTTCAACGGCCTGCTCAGCGCCCGGCTGCTCGTGCGCGAGCTGCGCGCGGGCCTGCAGGTGAAGGCGCTCGTGCTCGGCCAGCTCTTCGTCAAGGACGTCAAGAAGGTGCTCGACTTCGGACTCGGCCTCAAGGACCTCGAAGACGCGTCGACGCGCTGCCGCGCGCTCGTCACGGAGTACCCCGACCTCGCCTACGTCATGATCGTCGACGCCGGGGGGACCGTCCTCTTCCACAACGACCCCGCCCGCGCGGGCAAGCCGGCGGGCGAGCTCCTGCCGGCCGGGCTCAGCGAGGCGCGCGACCCGCTCACCACGACCTCCCGGGTGGGGGCCGAGACCATCGACAGCACCGCCCTGCCCGTGCGCGACACCGCGGGCACCTACGCCGGGGCGGTGGTGCTCGGCGTGCGCCGCTCGGCGATCTCCTCCCAGGTCAACACCAACGTCCGCAACGCCCTGCTCACCGGGGCGCTCTCGTTCGCGGGGACGCTCGCGCTGATCATGCTCTTCATCACCAGCCAGATCAGCCGCCCGGTGGAGAAGCTCGTCGGGGCCGCG includes:
- a CDS encoding ABC transporter substrate binding protein, with protein sequence MPALALALALAALPAAGWGKTLGVIYPETCAVYDTATDALKAQLAAAGFGPGKLDIFVQKPAADPMSWANALRKFGAVEADLVIIFGDSLLQAACKEKLRLPLGYGFVFEPGLAGCARSATNPGGNASGVSAKTPLATLLAKAKLMTDFSTIGVFDFPGDPVGKAQIEELRGKEREMGFTVTPITVADRDQSAAALRAAPPLGALLMPGCPIVAGQTEQLLAIAAEKRIATISLLPPRGGAAPLLALYPSPEEQGRLVGDLAVQILTKGPSAAPTTPIAPKKIELEVNLPLAKQIGAKVPMSLLESATRIIK